A genomic segment from Vanacampus margaritifer isolate UIUO_Vmar chromosome 3, RoL_Vmar_1.0, whole genome shotgun sequence encodes:
- the cdk7 gene encoding cyclin-dependent kinase 7: MAFDVKSRSKRYEKLDFLGEGQFATVYKARDKTTDTIVAIKKIKIGHRTEAKDGINRTALREIKLLQELHHPNIIGLLDAFGHKSNISLVFDFMETDLEVIIKDTSLVLTPAHIKAYILMTLQGLEYMHQHWVLHRDLKPNNLLLDGNGVVKLADFGLAKAFGSPNRVYTHQVVTRWYRSPELLFGARMYGVGVDMWAMGCILAELLLRIPFLVGDSDLDQLTKIFEALGTPTEETWPGVSSLPDYMPFKIFPGTPLEHIFSAATDDLLELLHGLFTFNPSTRTTATQALKMKYFSNRPSPTPGPQLPRPNCSAEVLREKETTVLKRKLEGLETGPIKKLIF; encoded by the exons ATGGCGTTTGATGTAAAGTCCAGATCCAAGCGATACGAAAAGCTGGATTTCCTCGGAGAAGGCCAG TTTGCCACAGTGTACAAAGCCAGAGACAAAACAACCGACACTATAGTCGCTATTAAAAAG ATTAAAATTGGCCACAGAACTGAAGCTAAAGATG GTATCAACCGGACTGCCCTACGAGAAATCAAACTACTGCAGGAGCTCCATCATCCAAATATTATTGGG CTGTTGGATGCATTTGGACACAAATCAAACATCAGTCTGGTTTTTGATTTTATGGAAACTGATCTGGAG gtgATCATCAAGGACACCAGCCTTGTCCTGACTCCAGCCCACATTAAGGCCTACATCCTCATGACTCTACAGGGATTAGAGTACATGCATCAACATTGGGTTTTACACAGG GATTTGAAGCCCAATAATCTGCTGCTTGACGGTAATGGAGTGGTGAAATTGGCTGATTTTGGTTTGGCCAAAGCCTTCGGCAGTCCCAACAGAGTCTACACTCATCAAGTTGTTACCAG GTGGTACCGCTCTCCTGAGCTTCTGTTTGGTGCCCGAATGTACGGCGTAGGTGTTGACATGTGGGCGATGGGATGCATCCTGGCAGAGTTGCTTCTTCGG atcccaTTTCTTGTTGGAGACTCTGACCTTGACCAGCTGACCAAGATTTTTGAGGCTCTCGGGACACCGACAGAAGAAACATGGCCG ggagtAAGCAGTCTACCAGACTATATGCCATTCAAAATATTTCCCGGCACACCTCTTGAGCACATATTTAGCGCAGCTACAGATGACTTACTAGAGTTGCTACATGGCCTCTTCACATTTAACCCCTCAACTAGGACCACAGCCACACAG GCTCTGAAGATGAAGTACTTCAGCAATCGGCCTAGTCCCACACCTGGCCCCCAACTTCCCCGACCCAACTGCTCTGCTGAAGTCCTGCGAGAGAAGGAGACAACCGTGCTCAAGAGAAAATTAGAAGGCCTAGAAACAG GTCCCATCAAGAAGTTGATTTTCTGA